From the genome of Streptomyces sp. S4.7:
AGATCCGCGGCCGCCGCGCGCATGCGCTCGGTCATCTCCTCGATGATCCCTGCCAGTTCGGCCGCGGGCCGGTCGGTGACCACCGTGCCCTGCTTGCCCGCCCTGCCGGCCCGGCCGGAGAGCGACGGGACCGGGGCCTTCGCCGGCTTGCCCTCCTTGCCCTGGCGGTAGCCCGTACCGAGCAGTGCCTCGGTGTCGACCTCCTCGCGCGCGATGGTCGCGACGATGTCGTTGATCTTCTTGCGCAGCGGCTGCGGGTCGAGACCGCGCTCGGTGTTGTACGCGATCTGCTTCTCGCGGCGGCGGTTGGTCTCGTCGATGGCCTGCTCCATCGCCGGGGTGATCTTGTCCGCGTACATATGGACCTGGCCCGAGACGTTCCTCGCCGCGCGGCCGATCGTCTGGATCAGCGACGTCCCCGAGCGCAGGAAGCCCTGCTTGTCGGCGTCGAGGATCGCCACGAGCGACACCTCGGGGAGGTCGAGACCCTCACGCAGGAGGTTGATGCCGACGAGGACGTCGTACTCCCCCGCGCGCAGCTCGCGCAGCAGCTCGATACGGCGCAGGGTGTCGACGTCGCTGTGCAGATAGCGGACCTGCACGCCCAGTTCGAGGAAGTAGTCGGTCAGGTCCTCGGCCATCTTCTTGGTGAGGGTGGTGACCAGGACGCGCTCGTCCTTCTCGGTGCGGGCGCGGATCTCGTGCACCAGGTCGTCGATCTGGCCCTCGGTGGGCTTGACGACGACCTCCGGGTCGATGAGCCCGGTGGGGCGGATGATCTGCTCCACATGGCCGTCGCCGCGCGAGAGTTCGTACTTGCCGGGGGTGGCCGACAGATAGACGGTCTGGCCGACGCGCTCCAGGAACTCCTCCCACTTCAGCGGGCGGTTGTCCAGCGCGGAGGGCAGCCGGAAGCCGTGGTCCACCAGGGTGCGCTTGCGGGACGCGTCGCCCTCGTACATCGCGCCGATCTGCGGGACGGTGACATGCGACTCGTCGATGACCAGCAGGAAGTCCTCGGGGAAGTAGTCGAGGAGGGTGTTGGGCGCGGTGCCGGGCGAGCGGTCGTCGAAGTGCATCGAGTAGTTCTCGATGCCGGAGCAGGAGCCGATCTGGCGCATCATCTCGATGTCGTACGTGGTGCGCATGCGCAGCCGCTGGGACTCCAGGAGCTTGCCCTGCCTGTCCAGCTCGGCGAGGCGCTCCTCAAGCTCGCGCTCGATGCCGTTGACGGCCTTCTCCATGCGCTCCGGACCCGCCACGTAGTGGCTGGCGGGGAAGACGTAGAGCTCCCGGTCGTCGCTGATGATCTCGCCGGTGAGGGGGTGCAGGGTGGACAGGGCCTCGATCTCGTCACCGAACATCTCGATGCGGACGGCCAGCTCCTCGTAGACCGGGAAGATCTCGATGGTGTCACCGCGGACCCGGAAGGTGCCGCGCGTGAACGCCATGTCGTTGCGGGTGTACTGCATGTCGACGAAGCGGCGAAGCAACTGGTCCCGGTCGTACTCCTCGCCGACCTTCAGGGGCACCATCCGGTCCACGTACTCCTGGGGCGTACCGAGGCCGTAGATGCAGGAGACCGAGGCGACCACGATCACGTCACTGCGGGTGAGCAGCGAATTCGTCGCCGAATGGCGCAGCCGCTCGACCTCCTCGTTGATCGAGGAGTCCTTCTCGATGTAGGTGTCCGACTGGGGGACGTACGCCTCGGGCTGGAAGTAGTCGTAGTACGAGACGAAGTACTCGACGGCGTTGTTGGGCAGCAGCTCGCGGAACTCGTTCGCCAGCTGGGCCGCCAGCGTCTTGTTCGGAGCCATCACCAGGGTGGGGCGCTGAAGCTTCTCGATCATCCAGGCCGTGGTGGCCGACTTACCGGTGCCCGTCGCACCGAGCAGCACGACATCCTGCTCACCTGCGCGGATGCGGCGCTCCAGGTCCGCGATCGCCGTCGGCTGGTCGCCGCTGGGCTCGTAGGAGCTGATGACCTCAAAAGGCGCCGAAGTACGTTCGATCTTGGAAACTGGCCGCATGCATCCACCGTACGACCACCCACTGACAGTCGGGTGTGGATCACCAGTCGTGGACGCCCCGCGGGCCGCCCGCGGACGGTCCGGAGACCGCCTCGTCGGGGGTCTGCCCGTACATGGGCTCCGGCCGGGCCGGCCGGGCCCGCTGGGCCGGTACGCCCGGCAGGCCGCGCTCCTGGAGGCCGCGGCCCCTGCCCCGCCCAGGGGGCACCGGGCCGGGCAGCTCCTGGCCGCCCGTGACCATCAGGGGGTCGAAGATCACGACGACGGCCGCGAGCAGCAGGAAGACGCCCGGCCCCACCAGCATGGGCCCGAGGAGGGTCGCCGCCGATTCGGCGCCCCCGGCTCCCTCGGCGACGGCTCCGGGCGCGTGCAGGTGTACGTGGACGGCGGCCATGCCCATGTAGTGCATGCCGGTCACGGCGACCCCCATCGCCACGCTGGCGGCCAGGCTCATCAGGAGGCTGTGCGGGGACGCGGCGGCCCAGAGCGCCGTGGTGGCCGCGACGACGGCGATCACGACGGAGCCGCCGACGGTCAGGGTGTCGTACTCGACGCGGCCTTCCAGTCGGATTCCGGCCATTCCGAGGTAGTGCATGCTCGCGATGCCGAGGCCGGTGACGGTACCGCCGGTGACCAGGGCCATCGTGGTCGTGCCGCGGTATCCCACGATGAAGATGCCGACGCCGACCATGACGATCGCGAGGGCGAGGCTGGCGAAGGTCGTGGCCGGGTCGTAGGCGACCGGGGTCTCGGCCACGGCGAAGCCCATCATGGCGATGAAGTGCATCGTCCAGACGCCCGAGCCGATGGCTACGGCGGCGAGCCCGAGCCAGCCGGCCCTGCGGCCCGGTTCCGGTGTGTGCAGGGATCTGATGGCGCAGCGCAGGCCCAGCGCGCCGCCGAGGCAGGCCATGAGGAAGGCCGCCACGGGGGTGATCAGGCCGTAGCTGAATCCGTCGGTGGTGCCCTGCATGCGGTACGCCCTTCGCTCCTGGGGAGCCGTCTGCGGAAGCGTTGGTTTCGGGGGCGAGGGTATGGCCAGCGGCACGGCAAGCAAACATCAGGTCACCGTTTTGTCGACTTGGAGACCGCCTCCGGGGCCTGCTCGGGCGCATTGCGTTCACGTTGTGGCCAACCTTCGCCTGTCGCGTGTTGGCCGCCGACTGTCACTCTCGGCCCGTCTGTGATCGATCGACGCAAGGAGTCCACGTGTACGCACGCACCTCTGTGACCACGGCCGTCGCGCTGCTGGGAGCCGCCGCGCTGGTTCTGCCGGGGAGCACGTCGGCCGCGGCGCCGCGCGCCACCGCCCCGGAGACGTCCCCCGTCTCCGCCCGGCACGACGCCAATCCGCTGGTCATCGCGCACCGCGGCGCCTCGGCGTACGCGCCGGAGAACACGCTCGCCGCCGTCGACAAGGCCGAGGACCTGGGCATCGACTGGGTGGAGAACGACGTCCAGCGCACGAAGGACGGCGAGCTGGTCGTCCTGCACGACACCGACCTCAAGCGCACCACCGACGCCGAGCAGGTGTTCCCCGACCGCGCTCCGTGGAATGTGAAGGACTTCACCGCCGGCGAGATCGCGCGTCTGGACGCGGGCAGCTGGTTCGGCGCCGAGTGGGCGGGTGCCCGGGTGCCGACGCTGAAGCAGTACCTGGACAGCGTCGAGGAAAACCGGCAGAAGCTTCTTCTGGAGATCAAGGCGCCCGAGCTCTACCCGGGCATCGAGAAGGACACCCTGCGTGTGCTCCGCGCGGAGGGCTGGCTGGACCGCGCGCACGTGCGGAGCAAGCTGGTGATCCAGAGCTTCGGCGCGGCCAGCGTGAAGGCCGTGCACGAGCAGCGGCCCGATGTGACCACCGGATTCCTCGGTACTCCGGCGGTGGCCGACCTGCCCTCCTACGCGGCGTTCACCGACCAGATCAATCCGACGCACTCCTCACTCACCGCCGAGTACGTCGCCGCCGTGCACCGGCTGAAGGGCGCGCACAGCAAGCGGCTCCAGGTCAACACCTGGACGGTCAACGACGCCGCGGGCGCGGTGCGCGTGGACGGGTTCGGCGTGGACGGCATCATCACCAACAACCCCGACGTGGTGCGGGACGCGGTGGGCTGAGCGGCCGGACGCCCGCCGGGTCCCGGGCCGGCGGGAGCGGGTCGGGACGGCCGGGTCGAAGAGCGTTGTCAGACCCTGACCGTAGCGTTGTCGGCATGGACAGCAACCCGCAGTCGGTGGAGTGGGCCGTCGTCGGAAGCGACATCGGCCCGCTGCTGCTGGCCGCCACCGGTGAAGGACTTGTGACAGTTGTCTTCCACGCCACGACCGGGCGTCGGGAGACGGCACTTCGGCAGCTGAAGGGCCGGCTCGGCGCCGAGCCCGTCGAGGATCCGGCGGGCCGGCTGGCCGAGCCGATACG
Proteins encoded in this window:
- the uvrB gene encoding excinuclease ABC subunit UvrB; translated protein: MRPVSKIERTSAPFEVISSYEPSGDQPTAIADLERRIRAGEQDVVLLGATGTGKSATTAWMIEKLQRPTLVMAPNKTLAAQLANEFRELLPNNAVEYFVSYYDYFQPEAYVPQSDTYIEKDSSINEEVERLRHSATNSLLTRSDVIVVASVSCIYGLGTPQEYVDRMVPLKVGEEYDRDQLLRRFVDMQYTRNDMAFTRGTFRVRGDTIEIFPVYEELAVRIEMFGDEIEALSTLHPLTGEIISDDRELYVFPASHYVAGPERMEKAVNGIERELEERLAELDRQGKLLESQRLRMRTTYDIEMMRQIGSCSGIENYSMHFDDRSPGTAPNTLLDYFPEDFLLVIDESHVTVPQIGAMYEGDASRKRTLVDHGFRLPSALDNRPLKWEEFLERVGQTVYLSATPGKYELSRGDGHVEQIIRPTGLIDPEVVVKPTEGQIDDLVHEIRARTEKDERVLVTTLTKKMAEDLTDYFLELGVQVRYLHSDVDTLRRIELLRELRAGEYDVLVGINLLREGLDLPEVSLVAILDADKQGFLRSGTSLIQTIGRAARNVSGQVHMYADKITPAMEQAIDETNRRREKQIAYNTERGLDPQPLRKKINDIVATIAREEVDTEALLGTGYRQGKEGKPAKAPVPSLSGRAGRAGKQGTVVTDRPAAELAGIIEEMTERMRAAAADLQFEVAARLRDEVGELKKELRQMREVGLA
- a CDS encoding MHYT domain-containing protein, yielding MQGTTDGFSYGLITPVAAFLMACLGGALGLRCAIRSLHTPEPGRRAGWLGLAAVAIGSGVWTMHFIAMMGFAVAETPVAYDPATTFASLALAIVMVGVGIFIVGYRGTTTMALVTGGTVTGLGIASMHYLGMAGIRLEGRVEYDTLTVGGSVVIAVVAATTALWAAASPHSLLMSLAASVAMGVAVTGMHYMGMAAVHVHLHAPGAVAEGAGGAESAATLLGPMLVGPGVFLLLAAVVVIFDPLMVTGGQELPGPVPPGRGRGRGLQERGLPGVPAQRARPARPEPMYGQTPDEAVSGPSAGGPRGVHDW
- a CDS encoding glycerophosphodiester phosphodiesterase family protein, which produces MYARTSVTTAVALLGAAALVLPGSTSAAAPRATAPETSPVSARHDANPLVIAHRGASAYAPENTLAAVDKAEDLGIDWVENDVQRTKDGELVVLHDTDLKRTTDAEQVFPDRAPWNVKDFTAGEIARLDAGSWFGAEWAGARVPTLKQYLDSVEENRQKLLLEIKAPELYPGIEKDTLRVLRAEGWLDRAHVRSKLVIQSFGAASVKAVHEQRPDVTTGFLGTPAVADLPSYAAFTDQINPTHSSLTAEYVAAVHRLKGAHSKRLQVNTWTVNDAAGAVRVDGFGVDGIITNNPDVVRDAVG